In Rhizorhabdus phycosphaerae, the genomic stretch GCCGTAGATCGCAATGATCTGCGTTTCCTTGGTGGGCGTCCCCGTAGGAACCGGATCGGGCTCCCAGGATGCTTCCTCGCGCAGGACACCGGGGTCTAGCATGCTCACAGCGTTCTCCAATCCAGGACCATCTTGAGGCACGCAGGGTCGGTGAACGCCTGCGGGTAGGCGGCGTCGGCTTCGGCAGCCGGCCGGGTGTGGCTGATCAGGCCGTCGAACTCGAGCAGCCCGATATCGAGAAGTTCGACGACGGCAGCGAGATCCGCGGGGGTGAATTCGGCGGATATCCGCATACGGGCTTCACGCATGAATGCGGGCGGAAAGGCGAAGGACAGCCGGTCGTAGAAGCCGGCGAGCGTCACTTCCCCACCCTTCGCCAAGCGGCCAAAGGCGAGATCCAGGATATCGGGCGTGCCGCTGGCATCGCAGATCGCCGCATAATTTCGACGTCCATCCGCATCGGGATCGATCACCGAATAATCGAAACCCGCCTGGCCAAGATCTGCTTCCCGCCGGACCGGGTTGGCCTCCCACACGGTAGGGGCGTCGCCGCCGGTGGCGATGGCGATCCGAGCGATAAGGCGACCTAATATCCCGTGACCGATGATCAGCTCGGGCACCCCGCCGACCGATATTGTCCGGTGGGCGGTCGCCGCCAGCGCGATCAGGATGCCGTCACGCCCCAGCGACTCGCTGATGGGGATCGCCCGCGCAGAGGGAAGCACGACCTGTCGCGCCGTCCCGCCAAACAGGCCCCGCGCGCTCTCGTAGCAGTTGGCACCGGGGACGAACACATACTCACCGATCCGGGCTCTTGCGTCCGAGCCCGCATCGACGATGCGGCCGACCGATTCATATCCAGGTACGAGCGGATAGCCCATGCCGGGAAAGTCAGGCATCCGCCCGGTCCACAGCAGCTTCTCGGTGCCGGAGGAAATGCCGCTCCACTCGATCTCGACCCGTACATCGCCCGCAGCCATGCCGGTCAGTGCTAGCGGTCGCAGCGATAGCTGCCCCGGCGCTTCCAGAATGACTGCAACAGCCTCCATGAGACTTGGCTCCCCGACGTCGAGCACATGGCGCGCTCTAACGTTTGTGTAATCTGATCTAGACACTCGCTTATGTCAACAAACTTAGACATTCGTCATTTGGTCGTCGCGATTACACGCACGGTCAGTGGCATTGCCGTCGGAATTTCGCGCGATTCGCGAAATCCGGCAGTGCCCAGCATGCGACAAATTTCGTCCGAGGTTCGTGGACGCCCCGATCCCATCGCGAGAAGATAGAAGCCGAAATAGGCGTCCCCCGCTGCCTCGGCACCCCGAGTCTGGGCCAACGGCTCAGCGATCACCAGCATACCCCCCGGAGGGAGCGCAGCATGGACAGCCCGCAGCAGCGCCATGGCTGGGCCGTCGTCATGATCGTGGAGGACCCTGACGAGCGAGATGAGGTCATAGCCATGCGGCAGGGGATCGCTGAGGAAACTCCCGCCGTGGATCTGCGTCCGCCTCGACAGGCCGGCATCGTCAAGCCGCGCGCGGGCGCGCTCGCCGACGGCGGGAAGATCGAACAGCGCCAGTTGCAGGTCCGGCGCTCGCGCACCGACGGCGGCTAGAAACGCCCCCTCGCCGCCGCCAACGTCGAGCAGCCGCTTATGCCGGTGAAAGGGATAGGCATCGATCACATGCTGGGCGACCAGCGGCTGCGATGCCGCCATGAGCGCCGAATAGGCGGCGACCGCCGAGTCCTCCCCCGTCCCCGGCGCTTCGGCATAATGCCACAGTCCAGCCAGCTTGCCCCCGCCGCCGCCGCTACGCAGCAGCGATACGGGATCGGTCAGGTCGGCGTAGAGCAGGCGGTGGTGCGCCACCATGTCCGCAATGCCAGGATTGCCGCACATCGCGGCACCGGCGCTCCCCAGCGTCCAGGCCGATCCTATCGGTTCGACGAGTCGCAGCGCCGCTGCCGCCCGCAATAGACGTGTGGCGCCCTCGATCGGGAGGTCGATGCGTGCACCAACCTCCTCGGCGGTCAGCGGGCTGTCGAAAAGATGACGCAGCAATCCGGTCTCAATGCACGCCGCCAGAATCTGCGAGTAGACGAAGCCGGCGACCAGATCGAACAACTCGCCTGCCCGCGCCCGTGCGATCGGACGGGTCAGCGCAAATCGCGCGGCCCAACGCTGGAATCCCGGTGAGGACAGCACATGGTTGCGGAGCGCCAGCCAACGCCCCCTCCAACCCAATTCCGAATATTTGGACGGTTTCATATGTCCATTAGTCTGGACACATGATAGCATTGCGTCAATCGAAGTGGATAGAAGCGATGTCGGACGGACCCATCGTCATAATCGGAGCGGGTGTCGGCGGACTGGTGAGCGCCGCATTGCTGGCGGCCGCAGGGTGCGACGTTCTGGTGGTCGAGGCGGGTAGCGCACCTGGCGGAAAGCTCCGTGCTGTCGATGTGGGCGGGGTGGCGATCGACGGCGGGCCGACCGTCTTCACCATGCCCGACATCTTCGAGGGCATCTTCAATGCGTGCGGCGCGACCATGGCCGATCATCTGACTCTACGACCCGCGAACCGGTTGGCGCGCCATGCCTGGGGCACCGCACGGCTCGATCTTTTTGCCGACCCTGCAGCGAGCGAGGAGGCCATCGGCGACTTTGCCGGCGCGAAAGAAGCGCGGGGCTACCGTATCTTTCGGGCGGAGGCGAAACGACTCTTCGACGCGCTCGACCGCCCTTTCCTGCGAGGGGTGAAGACCGATCCGATCACGCTCGGCTGGCGGATGGGCATAAAGGGCTTCCCCGACTATCTGAACTTGCGGGCCTACACGTCGATGTGGCGCGCGCTGGGCGCCTATTTCGGCGACCCGCGACTGCGCCAGCTGTTCGGTCGCTATGCCACCTATTGCGGGTCCTCGCCCTTTGCGTGCCCGGCCACGCTGATGCTGATCTCCCATGTCGAGGCGAACGGCGTGTGGCTGATCGAAGGCGGAATGCATCGGCTGGCCCGCGCGCTCGAGTCGCTGGGGCGCAGCGTCGGCGCACGGTTCCGCTATCACGCACGCGTCCGGGAAATCGTCGTCAAGCGAGGGCAGGTTGCGGCCATCATTCTGTCGACCGGCGAACGGCTCGAAGCGCGTGCGGTCGTGTGCAACGCCGACCCCGCAGCGCTTGGGGCCGGCGCGTTCGGTCAAGCTGCGCGGGTCGCCACCCCCAGGATTTCGCCGCGCCGCCGTTCGCTGAGTGCGATGGTGTGGACAGCGCAGGCCGAAGCGACAGGCTTTCCGCTGGTGCGCCACAGCGTCTTTTTTTCGAACGATTACGCCGCCGAGTTCGCCGCGCTCGCCGCCGGCCGGCTGGCCCAGGCACCGAGCGTCTATCTGTGCGCGCAGGATCGCGACGACGACGGCGCGCGGCGCGGCGACGGCAGAGAGCGTGTCCAGATCATCGTGAATGCTCCCGCCACCGGCGACGGCGCACCCCCAACTCCAGCGGAGATCGACCTATGCACACAGCGGATGTTGGACAGCGTTTCGCGGGCGGGACTTTCGCTCGATCTGGGAGCTTCGGCGGTGCTGACGACTCCGAACGACTTCGAAGCCCTGTTTCCGTCGACGGGTGGAGCCCTTTATGGACCGGCCTCGCACGGGTGGGCGGCCTCCTTCCGCCGGCAGGGCAGCCGGACAGCGATCCTTGGGCTCTATTGCGCGGGCGGGAGTACACACCCCGGCGCGGGCGTCCCGATGGCGGCGCTTTCCGGCCAGCTAGCCGTCGAATGTCTGCTCAGGGACCGCGCTTCGATGTCGCGGTCGCGCCGAACGGTTATGCCTGGTGGTACATCGACGCAACCAGCGCGGACGGTCGTTACGGGCTGACGATCATCGCCTTTGTCGGCAGCGTCTTCTCGCCCTATTACAAGTTCAGCGGGCGGGGCCGGCCCGACAATCACTGCGCGATCAACGTCTCGCTGACGGGACCGCGCGGCAGCGCCTGGGCGATGACCGAGCGCGGCGCGGCCCGCGTGGATCGCGGGCGCGATCATTTCACCGTCGGTCCGAGCGGGCTCAGCTGGGATGGCGACACGTTGGTCATCGAGATCGCCGAGATTTCGGCGCCCCTCCCCTATCGGGTGCGCGGCACCGTGCGGGTAACGCCGGAGATGATCGGCACCACCGCTTTCGCACTCGACCCTGCCGGCATGCACCGGTGGCACCCGGTTGCGCCACGTGCGCGCGTGGAGGTGGCGATGACCCACCCCGACGTGGTCTGGCATGGCGACGGCTATTTCGATTCGAACTTCGGCGACGAGCCGCTCGAGGACGGCTTCGACGAATGGCACTGGTCACGCGCGCACCTGAAGCACGACGTCGCGGTGCTCTACGAAGGGAAGCGCCGCGACGGCACGCCTTTCGACCTCGCCCTGAAATTCGACCGGCAAGGGCGCTGGCATGACGTGGTGCAGCCTTCGCCCGCGTCGCTGCCGCGCAGCGGCTGGCTGGTCAAGCGGGCGACGCGCGCGGACGCGGGGCATGCGCCGCGCGTCATCAGGACATGGATCGATGCGCCCTTCTATGCGCGGACGGCGTTGGCGACCCGGTTGTTCGGGGAAGACGCGCAGGCAGTGCACGAAAGCCTGTCGCTCGGCCGCTTCCGGTCACCGATCATCCAGTCGATGCTCCCCTACCGGATGCCCAGAGCCTTCTGGTGAGGCGTCTTGCGCTGCCTGTTCGCGCTTCTCCCTGTCGCGCGCGATCTCCCGATTGATCGACACGAGTTGCCAGATGCCGAAGGCGAGCGCGGGTATGCCGGCGATCGCGAGGTCGAGCAGACCGAGACTCATAAGGACGCCTCCACGAAATTCCTGATGATCGCAGCAACCTCCTCCGGCTGCTCCTCGTGCGCGAGATGGCCAAGACGAGACAAGGCCAGCAACCGCGCGCCTTCCACCATCCCGGCCGCACTGCGCGCCGTAGCGATCGGGATCGCCGCATCCTCCTCGCCATGGACGAGCAGCAACGGCTTACGCAGCCGCGGCAGGTCGCGCTTCAGCGTCTCCAGATCCCAATCGGCCATCATCCCGATCGCCCCCGCGCAATGGTCAGACGTGGCGAGCAGCCGTTCGTAACAGCGGACACCCTCGGCATCGATGTGCGAGCCGGTACTGCGCACGAGGAACCTGCCCGTCTCACGCGGCACGCGCGCCATCCGTGCGAAGATATGCGGGGCAAAGGGGTTGACGAACAGCAGGCGCGCGAGCGTCGGAAACAGGGCGGCCCCCAGACCCGGAAACGGCAGCAGTGCTCCGCTCAGCCCGACGATCGCGCTGGGATCCGCGATGCCGTCCAGCGCCATGCGGATGGCGATCGCCGCCCCCGCCGAATGGCCCGCTATGGCGTCGGGCCGCATATCCAGGGTGTGCAGCAACTCGCCGATCGCACGCGCCATCGCCGGCATCGCCAGCCCGCCGACGGGGCGCCCGGTTGTGAAACCGTGACCCGGCAGGTCGGGTGCGATGACGGTGACATTCTCGGCGAGCATGGGCGCCAGAGCACGCCAGCTGTGCGTTGCCGCGCCGGTTCCGTGCAGCAGCAGCAGCACCGGCCCTTCGCCCATGATCTGGACATGGAAGCGCATCCGCCCGGCATCGACGAACCGGCTGTGAGCGCGATTGGGCCAGTCGCGGCCCTCGACTGACCAGCGCGGCCTGCTCATCCGGCCTGTGCCGCCGTCACGGCGGCGTGCATCGCCGCCGCGTCGGCGCGCGGCAGCGGCAGATAGCGCGCGCCCATTTCACGGGCGAGCCTGGCGCCTTCAGGCCGCGGCCGCGCCGAGATGTCGACGAAGGCGCACGCGATGCCGGCCGCGCCGATCGCGCCGGCCGCGGTCATCGCATCGCGTTCTGCGGCCTCGCGCGCGGCGCTGCCGTCGGCGGCGATATTGGCGCGGCCGTCGGTCAACACCACGAGGAACGGTGTACGGCCCCGCACACGCGCGCTCTCGGCAACCTCTCGAGCCGCATTCAGTCCGGCCGCCAGCGGCGTCCCTCCACCGCCGGGCAATTCGGCAAGCGAGCGGCGGGCGCGGGCGAGCGACCGCGTCGGCGGCAGCAGGAGTTCCGCTGCGGTGCCACGAAAGGCGACGACCGCCACTTCGGCGCGCTTCACATAGCTTTCGGCGAGCAGCAGCTCGACCGCCCCTTTCGCTTCGGCCAGCCGTGCCAGCGCCGACGACCCCGAAGCATCGACCGCAAAGATCGTGAGCGCACGCGCGCGCGACTCGAACCGACGGATGCGCAAGTCGGCACGGCGGACGGCCACCCGGCCGCCACCGGCGCCGCGCAGCCTCTGCCACGGCGCGGCGGCACGCAGCGTATCGATCAGGCTCAAGCGGCGCCCGCCCCCCGGCATGCCCGCACGCGCGCCCATCGGCCGGCCGCGCGCATGCGACGCCTGCCGCTCTCCCGCCCCGTTGGCGCGCCCCGGCTTGCGACTGCGACCGGCGGCGATGCGCGCCAGCACATCCTTGGGCAAAGCCGCCAGAGCGGCGGCGAGAACGACATCTTCGATCGGACCGGGTTCGCCGCGATCTTCATTTGCGCCATCATTGTCGGTCGATGGCGGCGGCGGCTCCGGCGCTGCATCCTCGGCTGCGGCCGGCAGGCGCGTCGCGCGTGGCGCCAGGACGAGACGCGCGGCGAGCATCACATCCTCCTCGGTCACCTCGGCCAGCCCCGCAAGAGCCGCTGACGCGCGCGCCGCACGGAGCGCCAGGATCGGCGCCCGCGCCGACTCGATACCGAGCGCGGCTGCGGTGGCGACCAGCGCCGTCATCAGATCCTCACCGACATGGGGAGAGGGACCAAGCACAGGCTGGTGGAAGCGAACCGGCATGGTCGCCCCGCCTGCATCACTTCCCTTCCACCGCTCTGCCAGTGATGCACCTGCATCGGCCGGGGCGGAGAGGTCGATCGCGAAGGCCAGCCGCTCCGCCAGGGTTGCCGGCGGGCGATCGTCGGGCTCCATCCCGTCGTCGAGGGCGACCAACAGGAACGGCGCATGGTCGCTGTCCATCGCAGCGCCGATACGCCCGGCCGTCTCTGCCGAGAGCCGATCCGCCATGGGCACGATAAGCAGTCCGCCTGCCGCTTCCTCCAGCAGGCCCGGACTCGTCACGGCCCGCCCGAGCGCCAGCGTCGCGGCAAGATCGATGCCGCCCAGCAGCCGCTCGTCGTCGACATGGACCGGCAGGCGTCGCATCGGGGCTTCTGCCGGGAGAGTCGCCCGCAGTTCCGCGATCACCGCATCGCGGAGTTCGCCGTCGCCCCGCAGGACAAGACCGCCCAGCCCGGGGTCGATCGCGCACATCCGCGCCGCCAGCAGTGCATCAGAAAAAGGATCGGGAGCATCGTCGCGCGACGCCGTCACGCCGCAATTTCCTCCAGCACACGCTCGATCCGGGCAGTCGAGCCCGTGTCGTCGAGCACGCCCCGGCGCAGACGGTGGCGCAGCGCCATCGGCGCGACAGCCGCAACATGGCCGGTGGTCACCATGTCGGCGCCGTCGAGTGCCGCCAGCGCACGGCTTGCCCGCATGAGCGTCAGCTCGCCGCGCAACCCATCGGCGCCGACGGTCATGCACAGGCGCGAGGCATAGGTCAGGACCGCGTCGGATATCGTCACCATGGGCAACGCCTCACGGCCGCGCGCAATCTGCTTCAGCGTCTTGCGTTCCGCGCGCTTCCAGCTCTCGGAGAAGCCTTGGGGATCGCGTTCGAAGGCGTCGCAGCGCTTCAGTATCTCGACGCGCTGTTTCAGGTCTCCAGGCGTCCGTACCTCCACCGACAGGCCGAAGCGATCGAGCAATTGCGGGCGCAGCTCGCCTTCCTCCGGGTTGCCGCTGCCGACCAGCACGAAGCGCGCCGGGTGCCGCACGCTCAGTCCTTCGCGTTCGACCAAATTTTCGCCCGATGCCGCAACGTCGAGCAGCAGATCGACGATATGGTCCTCCAGCAGGTTCACTTCGTCGATATACAAAAACCCGCCATTGGCCCGCGCCAGCAGCCCCGGCTCGAACGCCTTGACCCCCGCCCCCAGCGCCCGCTCAAGATCGAGGGCACCGACGACGCGGTCCTCTGTCGCCCCCAGCGGCAGGTCGACGAACGGCACCGCCACTTTGCCCTTGCGGGGACTGCCGTCCTGATAGCCTGCGGCGGACGCATCGATCGGCGGCAACAGTCCGGCGAGCGCGCGCACAGCCGTCGACTTGCCCGTCCCGCGGTCGCCGAACACCATGACCCCGCCGATCCGGGCATCGACCGCCGCGATCAGCAAGGCGCGCTTCATCTCGTCCTGGCCGACGATTGCGGAGAATGGAAATGACATACGCACCCCTGAACTGTAACACGGGTTGGACACTCTACAAGACAGGATAGTGAGACATGTGGACGCCGATCATCGTTGCCGGCGCGGGCGCTCTGTTCCTGGGCGCGTTAGGTGGGCTCATGACGCCGATCGGTCCCTGGTATCGGTCTCTGGCCAAACCCAGGCTGCAGCCGCCGAACTGGTTGTTCGGCCCTGCCTGGACGATCATTCTCGGCCTCGCCGCCTGGTCGGCGGTGACCGCGTGGAACGCAGCGCAGGATTCGGCTGCGCGAACCGACGTGATCATCCTCTTCGCAACGAACGCGCTGTTTCATGCGCTCTGGAGCCCGCTGTTCTTTCGGGCGCGCCGCCCCGACTGGGCGCTTATCGAGGTCGTGTTTCTCTGGGCTTCGCTGGTTGCACTGGTGATCGGACTATGGCCGATCTCGCACTTCGCCAGCCTGCTGATCCTGCCCTATCTGCTCTGGGTCAGCTTCGCCTCCTGGCTGAATTTTGCTATCGTGCGCCTGAACGGACCTTTTGCCTGACCGGATTGGGGAGAGCGGAAAGACCGGGCAGCGGAGACACACCGATCCGACGGCTCAAGCCAGTTTCTTCTTACAGCATCTGTGTCCAGATAGTTTGACACTGTGATGGCATTTTCCTACGCTTTGCCAAAGCGACAAGGGGGATGGGGAACGGATGTCCGTCGAAATAATGCATAGCCGTCATAAGCCGGCGCATTCGTGAAGCCCCTTCGGATAGGCTCCCGCGGATCGCCGCTCGCACTGGTACAGGCAGGGATGGTACGCGACGCGCTGATCGCCGCTCACGGCATCGCGGCCGAGATCGTCGTCATCCAGACCACCGGCGATGTCGTGCAGGATCGCCCGCTGGCCGATATTGGCGGGAAAGCCTTGTGGACCAAGGAACTCGATCGGGCCCTGCTCGCGGGCGAGATCGACTGTGCGGTCCATTCGATGAAGGACGTCGAGACGATCCGCCCCCCGGCCATCGCGATCATCGCCATACTGGAGCGCGCAGACGTCCGCGACCGGCTGATCGGCGCCGATAGCATAGACGCAATAGCGCAAGGCGCGACGGTCGGCACGAGTTCACCGCGGCGCCGCGCGCAATTGCTGCGGATGCGACCCGACCTGACGATCGTCGAGTTTCGCGGCAATGTCGATACGCGGCTCGCCAAGCTGGCGTCTGGAGAGGCCGATGCCACGCTGCTGGCGGCGGCGGGCCTCGAACGGCTCCAGCGGCCCGATGTCGGCACCCCGATCGCGCTCGACGTGATGCTGCCGGCCCCGGCGCAGGGCGCGGTGGGGATCGAAGCGCGTAGCGACGATGCTGACATGCGCGCGCTGCTCGCGGTGCTGAACCACCCGCCGACCCATGGCTGCGTCCTGGCCGAACGCGCCCTGCTCGCCGGGCTCAACGCCGGCTGCCACTCGCCGGTGGCGGCGCTGGCGGACACGACCGGCCTGATCCGTGCCGAGCTCTATGCCGAAGACGGCAGCGCCCATGTCGCCGGCACAGGCCGCGATCCCGCAGCACTGGCGCGCGACCTTCTCGCCCGCGCACCCGACTCCATTCGAAAGCTATTCGCCGCATGAAGCCCATCGACTCCGAACAGACCCAGGCCCGCCACTGGTTCGAGCATCTTCGCGACCTGATCTGCGCCGAATTCGAAGCGATCGAGCGCGAGGCGGGCTCCGACGCCAGCTTCGACTACACGGCCTGGGACCGCTCGGATCCGTCCGGCGAACCCGGCGGCGGCGGCGTGCGCGGCGTGATGAAGGGCCGCGTCTTCGAAAAGGTCGGAGTCAATGTGTCGACAGTCGGGGGGGCGTTCGAGGGCGATTTCGCCAAGTCGATCCACGGCGCGGCCGAAGACCCGCAATTCTTCGCCACCGGGATCAGCCTGGTCGCGCACATGGTCAATCCGCACGTCCCTGCGGTGCACATGAACTGCCGTTTCCTGACGACCACCAAACGCTGGTTCGGCGGCGGCGCCGATCTCAATCCGCCGCTTCCCTATGCCGAAGACACCGCCGACTTCCACGCGACGTTGCAACGCGCCTGCGAAGCCCATCCGGCGGGCGACTATCCGCGCTTCTCGGCCTGGGCGGAGGACTATTTCCGAATCCCGCATCGCGGCGTCAATCGGGGGGTCGGCGGCATATTCTTCGATCATCTGGAGGGCGACTTCGCCACCAACTTCGCTTTCGTTCAGGATGTCGGCCGCGCCTTTCTCGATGCCTATCCGCGCATCGTCCGGCGACGCATGAACGATGCCTGGACGCCGGAGGACGAGGCGGCGATGCTCGAATGGCGCGGGCGCTATGCCGAGTTCAACCTCGTCTATGATCGCGGCACGCTGTTCGGGCTGAAGACCGGCGGCAATATCGACGCGATCCTGATGAGCCTCCCGCCTCGCGCGACCTGGTCATGAGGCCGCTGCTCTCCGTATTGAAGGGCGAGCGCCTGGACGTCCCACCGGTCTGGCTGATGCGGCAGGCCGGACGCTATCTGCCGGAATATCGCGCGCTGCGCGCCGACAAGGGCGGATTCCTCGAACTCGCCACCGATCCCGCGACCGCCGCAGAGATCACGCTCCAGCCGATCCGGCGCTTCGGCTTCGACGGGGCAATCCTGTTCTCCGACATATTGATGGTGCCCTGGGCGCTGGGCCAGGATCTAAGCTTCGGGCCGGGCGAAGGCCCCCAGCTCGATCCGCCGCTGCTGGACCACGACGTCGATAGCCTCACGCCTGCACTCGACCGGCTCGACCCGGTCTATGAAACCGTCCGCCGCGTCGCCGCCGCGCTGCCGCCGGAGACGACCCTGCTCGGCTTTGCCGGCTCGCCCTGGACGGTCGCGACCTACATGGTCGCCGGCAAGGGCAGCCGCGACCAGCACGAGACGCGCGAATTCGCCTATCGCGACCCGCAGGCGTTCGGCCGGATCATCGATGCCGTCACCGACCTGACGATCGACTATCTCTCGCGCCAAATCGCGTGCGGCGCGATGGCCGTGCAATTGTTCGACAGCTGGGCGGGGACGCTGAGCCCGGCCCAGTTCGACCGCTGGGTCATCGCCCCGACCGCCCGGATCGTCGCCGCGCTCCACGCGCGCCACCCCGACACGCCGGTCATCTGCTTTCCCAAGGGCGCGGGCGGCAAGCTCGTCGCCTATGCGAAGGAAACCGGCGCCGATGCGATCGGCCTCGACGAGACCGTCGACCCGGCCTGGGCGAACGCGGCACTGCCCGAAAGCCTGCCAGTCCAGGGCAACCTCGACCCGCTCGCGCTGCTCGCCGGCGGCGCCGAACTCGATTCCGCGATCGACCGGCTAACCACCGCCCTGCGCGACCGCCCCCACATCTTCAACCTCGGCCACGGCATCCTGCCGCAAACCCCGATCGCCCATGTCGAAGCGCTGCTGGCGCGGGTGCGTGGGGTGGCGTGAGGGGGCATGAGGTTTGGCGGCGCGGAGGGCACGGCCGAGCCTTAGACATTGTCGCGCACAGCAAGCCGATTCAGTGGGCCGCGATAACGACGATGCAGCGATAAAGCTCCATCTCACGCAGAGGGTGGACCGCCCCCCAGTCACATCCGAATTGCTGCACGGTCACCGGAATTCTGCGCGAGAATTGGCAGAAAGATTAAAGGCAGCATCTCATCAGATGCCCTTGAATGCTTCGAACTTGCCCATCTTCATAAAGCGCAGCGAATACAACGCGTAAGCAATGCCACTACGGTATCGATCTGCGCCCACCTGCTCATCATCTAAGGTCGAATAACTTCGTGCCTCGTGAAAAACATTGACCATCGCCGCAGTCGCAGCGGCACGCTCCTTCGCACATACGTCCCACGTTGTGCTAACCACCCACCTTGCCTGCTCGATGTCATTCCCCTGTGGCCAAACCCATGTGACCGTTTCCAGATTATCGGCAAGACAATGGAAATAGGGCATGGCAGCCGTTCTCGCGGCGGTTGCAACCTTGCCCTTCGGCAATGCCACTCCGCTGTCCTTGAGGCTGCGGAACACGCAAACCTCATTTGTGCAGGGCGCATCGGCGGGCGCCGACGCTACAGAGGCAGCGACGATAAGCGGAAAGAACATTGAGCCCCCAACGGTCCAGTCGGGCAAATGATGGACAATCGCAGTGACATCTGCAAGCCGACCGAGCTTGCGGATTTCGATGACACTTCGGTGACGCTGCACCGAAGTTACTCCGGCCCGCAAAACCCGGATTCGCGCACCAGCCCACGGCCCGCTTGTAACGTTCTCCCCCACGCCAACGAAAAAACGGTTGCAGGCATGGCGCCTCCATGCCCAACCGGAGACCGCCGCCATGTCCACTCGCCCCCATGTCGTGATCGTCGGCGGCGGCTTCGGCGGGCTGGCGGCGGCGAAGGCGCTGCGCCGGGCGCCGGTGGACGTCACGGTGATCGACCGGCGCAATCATCACCTGTTCCAGCCGCTCCTCTATCAGGTGGCCACGGCCGGGCTATCGCCGGCCGACATTGCCGGATCGATCCGGTCGATCCTGCGCGACCAGCAGAACAGCCGGGTGCTGCTCGACGAGGTATGCCGGATCGATCGCGCGGCGCGCATGGTGCACATGCGCGACAACTGTCCGCTATATTATGACTGGCTGATCGTCGCGACCGGCGCGCGTCACAGCTATTTCGGGATGGACGCATGGGCGCCGCACGCCCCCGGCATCAAGACCATCGATGATGCGACCTCGGTCCGGCGCCGGGTCCTCATCGCCCTGGAAAAGGCCGAGACCGAGATCGACAAGGCCACGCGCGACG encodes the following:
- the crtD gene encoding 1-hydroxycarotenoid 3,4-desaturase CrtD; translated protein: MSDGPIVIIGAGVGGLVSAALLAAAGCDVLVVEAGSAPGGKLRAVDVGGVAIDGGPTVFTMPDIFEGIFNACGATMADHLTLRPANRLARHAWGTARLDLFADPAASEEAIGDFAGAKEARGYRIFRAEAKRLFDALDRPFLRGVKTDPITLGWRMGIKGFPDYLNLRAYTSMWRALGAYFGDPRLRQLFGRYATYCGSSPFACPATLMLISHVEANGVWLIEGGMHRLARALESLGRSVGARFRYHARVREIVVKRGQVAAIILSTGERLEARAVVCNADPAALGAGAFGQAARVATPRISPRRRSLSAMVWTAQAEATGFPLVRHSVFFSNDYAAEFAALAAGRLAQAPSVYLCAQDRDDDGARRGDGRERVQIIVNAPATGDGAPPTPAEIDLCTQRMLDSVSRAGLSLDLGASAVLTTPNDFEALFPSTGGALYGPASHGWAASFRRQGSRTAILGLYCAGGSTHPGAGVPMAALSGQLAVECLLRDRASMSRSRRTVMPGGTSTQPARTVVTG
- a CDS encoding hydratase, with the protein product MSAQGPRFDVAVAPNGYAWWYIDATSADGRYGLTIIAFVGSVFSPYYKFSGRGRPDNHCAINVSLTGPRGSAWAMTERGAARVDRGRDHFTVGPSGLSWDGDTLVIEIAEISAPLPYRVRGTVRVTPEMIGTTAFALDPAGMHRWHPVAPRARVEVAMTHPDVVWHGDGYFDSNFGDEPLEDGFDEWHWSRAHLKHDVAVLYEGKRRDGTPFDLALKFDRQGRWHDVVQPSPASLPRSGWLVKRATRADAGHAPRVIRTWIDAPFYARTALATRLFGEDAQAVHESLSLGRFRSPIIQSMLPYRMPRAFW
- the bchO gene encoding alpha/beta fold hydrolase BchO; its protein translation is MSRPRWSVEGRDWPNRAHSRFVDAGRMRFHVQIMGEGPVLLLLHGTGAATHSWRALAPMLAENVTVIAPDLPGHGFTTGRPVGGLAMPAMARAIGELLHTLDMRPDAIAGHSAGAAIAIRMALDGIADPSAIVGLSGALLPFPGLGAALFPTLARLLFVNPFAPHIFARMARVPRETGRFLVRSTGSHIDAEGVRCYERLLATSDHCAGAIGMMADWDLETLKRDLPRLRKPLLLVHGEEDAAIPIATARSAAGMVEGARLLALSRLGHLAHEEQPEEVAAIIRNFVEASL
- a CDS encoding magnesium chelatase subunit D → MTASRDDAPDPFSDALLAARMCAIDPGLGGLVLRGDGELRDAVIAELRATLPAEAPMRRLPVHVDDERLLGGIDLAATLALGRAVTSPGLLEEAAGGLLIVPMADRLSAETAGRIGAAMDSDHAPFLLVALDDGMEPDDRPPATLAERLAFAIDLSAPADAGASLAERWKGSDAGGATMPVRFHQPVLGPSPHVGEDLMTALVATAAALGIESARAPILALRAARASAALAGLAEVTEEDVMLAARLVLAPRATRLPAAAEDAAPEPPPPSTDNDGANEDRGEPGPIEDVVLAAALAALPKDVLARIAAGRSRKPGRANGAGERQASHARGRPMGARAGMPGGGRRLSLIDTLRAAAPWQRLRGAGGGRVAVRRADLRIRRFESRARALTIFAVDASGSSALARLAEAKGAVELLLAESYVKRAEVAVVAFRGTAAELLLPPTRSLARARRSLAELPGGGGTPLAAGLNAAREVAESARVRGRTPFLVVLTDGRANIAADGSAAREAAERDAMTAAGAIGAAGIACAFVDISARPRPEGARLAREMGARYLPLPRADAAAMHAAVTAAQAG
- a CDS encoding methyltransferase — translated: MKPSKYSELGWRGRWLALRNHVLSSPGFQRWAARFALTRPIARARAGELFDLVAGFVYSQILAACIETGLLRHLFDSPLTAEEVGARIDLPIEGATRLLRAAAALRLVEPIGSAWTLGSAGAAMCGNPGIADMVAHHRLLYADLTDPVSLLRSGGGGGKLAGLWHYAEAPGTGEDSAVAAYSALMAASQPLVAQHVIDAYPFHRHKRLLDVGGGEGAFLAAVGARAPDLQLALFDLPAVGERARARLDDAGLSRRTQIHGGSFLSDPLPHGYDLISLVRVLHDHDDGPAMALLRAVHAALPPGGMLVIAEPLAQTRGAEAAGDAYFGFYLLAMGSGRPRTSDEICRMLGTAGFRESREIPTAMPLTVRVIATTK
- the bchC gene encoding chlorophyll synthesis pathway protein BchC; amino-acid sequence: MEAVAVILEAPGQLSLRPLALTGMAAGDVRVEIEWSGISSGTEKLLWTGRMPDFPGMGYPLVPGYESVGRIVDAGSDARARIGEYVFVPGANCYESARGLFGGTARQVVLPSARAIPISESLGRDGILIALAATAHRTISVGGVPELIIGHGILGRLIARIAIATGGDAPTVWEANPVRREADLGQAGFDYSVIDPDADGRRNYAAICDASGTPDILDLAFGRLAKGGEVTLAGFYDRLSFAFPPAFMREARMRISAEFTPADLAAVVELLDIGLLEFDGLISHTRPAAEADAAYPQAFTDPACLKMVLDWRTL